CTTCTTCCGCTGTCAAAAGATAGGGCGGCCAAATCTCGGCGCACGTTTCTTTACACGTCGGCATCGGTTGATTCAAATCCGGATCAAAAACATACAGCGTTTTACCGATACTGTCGGCAAGAAGCATTTCTCCTTCCGCATTAGTGACTGCAGTTGTCAGCGGAACTCGCGGCGTTGTTCCGTTGGCGAAAACACCCAAGGCGAAAAGTGAAAGTGTGAGTTGAATAACAATAAGTTTAAGAATTTTCATAGGGATCTCCTTTTTTTGTTCAGACATCCTGAGGAGCGAACTCCCTGGCGTCTAAGAAAATCCCTTTGAGATGTGACGAATCAGTTTCCCAAGAGTCGTTTCACAAAACGTCCCTAGTTTTTTTGTGCTTTCTGATAAAGCGGCATCACTTTAGGAATCAAAGCCGCAATGTTTTTAAGACGAGTCTCATCCGCGGGATGCGTGCTTAGGATTTCCGGCGGCTTGCCACCTTGCGAACCCATCTTCTTCCACAAACTTAAAGCTTCGTTCGGATCATAACCCGCGCGCGCCATCAGCTCGACACCGATATCATCGGCTTCGGATTCTTGCCCACGGCTGTGCGGAAGAGTGACCGCCAAAGTCGTTAATTGTTCGGCGTAACCAACGTAAGAAGCATCGACTTTACCGCTTAAGAGAATCGCCTGAAGGCCGACGTTTTTCACGAGCTCCTCTGACATTCTTTCACGGCCGTGCTCACGAAGAGCATGGGCAATCTCGTGACCCATGATCGCGGCGATCTCTCCGTCCGTGAGTTTTAATTTTTCGATGATGCCTGTGTAAAACATGATCTTTCCACCCGGCATACAGAAGGCGTTAAGCTCGGGGGAAGAGACAACGTGGACTTCCCACGCCCACTTTGGCGCTTCCTCACGGAAAATCGCCGTCTGCGGAATGAGGCGCTTGGCGATAACGTTGAGGCGGCGAACCTGATCTGGATTCTTATCCAAGGCACCTTTCTTTTGCGCTTCGGACTTTGTCGCCGTGTAAGCTTGGGCCGACATGGAAATCACTTCTTCGTTCGGAATCAGAAGAAGTTGTCGCCGTTTGACCCCAATCTCCCCTTCTTTGGTAGATGTGGCACAGGACGTAATGATGAGTGTAAGTAAGACTAGCAGAATTCTCATAATGTAAACCTATCAGCACCTTTCCTTAGTAACTACTCTAACGAGCCTCAGTTGGGTTTCAACATCTATAAAGCTTCGGGACTTTGTGACAGCGCTTGTCATTGCCTGCGGCTGAAATAATGTCCACGACTCGGCCTCTTTTCCTTTGAAACAGCGGCTTCTTCATTCTATATTTTCAGGGCTTTTAGCAATCAAAAGACAAAGGACCGACTATGAAGAAAATCAAAGTTGCAAATCCCGTCGTTGAGCTCGACGGCGACGAAATGACAAGAATCATCTGGAAATTCATTAAAGAGAAATTGATTCTTCCTTACCTCGAAATTGATATTAAGTACTTCGACTTGGGCATGGAACATCGTGATGCTACCAACGACCAAGTGACTGTTGACGCTGCAGAAGCGATCAAAAAATACAACGTCGGTATCAAGTGCGCGACCATCACTCCTGACGAAGCTCGCGTTAAAGAATTCAACCTGAAGCAAATGTGGAAATCACCAAACGGCACTATTCGTAACATCTTGGATGGTACTGTTTTCCGTGAACCTATCATCTGCAAAAACGTGCCTCGCTTGGTTCCTAACTGGACAGCGCCAATCTGTATCGGTCGTCACGCTTTCGGTGACCAATACCGCGCGACAGATTTCGTGACTAAAGGCAAAGGCAAGTTGACGATCACTTTCGAAGGTGAAAACGGAGAGAAGATTCAACACGAAGTTTACAACTTCAAAGGTGATGGCGTTGCTCTTGCGATGTACAACACAGACGAATCTATCGCTGGTTTCGCTCGTTCTTGCTTCAACCAAGCTCTTTCTAAGAAATGGCCTTTGTACCTTTCTACTAAGAACACAATCTTGAAAAAGTACGATGGTCGCTTCAAAGACATCTTCGAAGAGATCTATCAAAAAGAATTCAAAGCGAAATTCGACGCTGCCGGCATCACATACGAACACCGTTTGATCGATGACATGGTTGCCTCTGCTTTGAAATGGAATGGTAACTTCGTATGGGCTTGTAAGAACTATGACGGTGACGTTCAGTCTGATACTGTCGCTCAAGGTTTCGGCTCTTTGGGTCTTATGACTTCAGTTCTTGTGACTCCAGACGGAAAAACAATGGAATCTGAAGCTGCTCACGGAACTGTGACTCGTCACTACCGTCAGCACCAACAAGGCAAACCGACTTCTACAAATCCAATCGCTTCTATCTTTGCGTGGACTCGTGGTCTTGAGCACCGTGGAAACTTGGATGGCAACACAGATCTTGTGAAGTTCGCGCAAACTTTGGAAAAAGTTTGTATCGAAACAGTTGAAGCTGGCTTCATGACAAAAGACCTTGCGGTTTGCATCTACGGCGACAAAGTTCCTGCCGATAAATACATGAACACAGAGCCGTTCTTGGCGAAACTCGACGAGAACTTGAAAAAAGCTCTTGCGATGTAATTTGGAATTTTAAATTCTGATTCTCGAAAAGCCTCGGTGAAAACCGGGGCTTTTTTTATTTGGCTCCTGCCTTCTGCAGAATTTGTACGATCTCGTTAAAGTGTTTGCGTTTGGCATGAGCGAGCGCTGTCACGCCATCACCGTCCGGAATATTAGGATCCGCCCCATTCTCAAGAAGGATTTGAATGATCTCTTGATGTTTGGGACCGCCGTTACTAAGAACGACAGCCTCCATCAGAGCTGTCCATCCCAGATTGTTCACGTGATTCACGTCAATCTTTGTTTTTACGAGTTCGCGGACGACGTCAACATGGCCCTTTTCCGCCGCAGGAATAAGAGCTGTTCCTCCGAAGCGGTTGTAGATTTTAAAATTAGGATTCGCTTTTAAAATCATTCGCAGAATAAGAAGACGTCCTTCCGCGCCCGCATACAGCAACGGCGTGTCCTGCTTCTGATCTTGCGCATTCACATCGGCCCCCGCCTCAATCAACAAGCGCGCGATTTCCGCGTCGTTATTTTCAGTCGCAATCATCAAAGGAGTTCGTTTGCGGCTGTCTCTGATCTCGAGCTGAGCTTTATTTTTGATCAATGTCTGAACCAGCTCTTTATTGTGGCTGTTCACGGCATCAATCAATGTTCTCTCTTCAGGTTTTGCCAGCATACTTTTCTCCTTCGATACACCTTGCAATGAGGTGAAGACCATCACTGCTAAAATTAGGAAATTTCGAATTTTCAAAGTCGCCTCTATTGTTTCTTGAATGTTAAGCGAAAGAGCAGCGGTTTTTGAATTGATTATTTACAGATGTGATTTAACAGATTTCAGAGACTGAAAAAAAGCGTTTTCAGTCTCAATTAGAGATGCTTCTGAATTTCTTCATTGAGGCGCTGACTGTCCTCTACAGGCGAACCACGCTCTTCGCGATCAAATGTCGACAGAGCCATGTTCAAGATCGCCTTCATGATTTTGTGCGCATATTCCGATGCCTGCGCGTCATCCTGCGGCCACAGTTTTTCCCCCACAAAGGCGCGAGTGATCGCGAACCACGAATGTTCTTCGTGCATGAGGTTTTCCCAGCGCAGATCGGGCTGCCCTTCGAAGTCGCGCATGCGGGTGAAGTTGTATTGAAAGATCGACATCTCGTGATAGTAAAGAGCAGAAAACATCGCGGACTTGTCTTTTTTTAAGTAAACCGCGAGGACATCAGCGTAAAACTCGGAATAAGAAATGAGAGAGTGAAATCTTTGATAATCACGTGTTTCCGCCAAAGCTCTCAAGTCTGAATGGTAAGCTTCATCTTTTTCTCCCTGAAGCATTTTTAAAGAACGAGCCGAAAGGGAGTCGAACTTCTCCAGCAAAGATGAAAACTCATTCTTGAAGGTACTTCGGATGTACTCGTGAAAAATCGCATGACCGTATTCGTGAGCGGCACACGTTACAAGATTCACGATCGGCATAGGATGTTCAGTCCCGTATTGGCCATAGAAAACCATTCTGTAAGGCAAACGAATCACGTAGCCGTTGTCGAAACTCGCATTGTCCATTGGACCACCGATGACGAGTGTCACTTTCGGAGCGACTCCAAAAATTTTCGCCATGTCATTGAAAGCTTCAGAGACATCACCTGCAAGTTCGCAGTCTGTTTCTTTAAGGAAGTGGACGGCTTGAACGACTCCGCCAACGTTGGGACAAGCCTCTGCGGCATGGGAAGATGGGCTTAATAAAAGGACAAATAAAAAGCTCAACATGTCGCGAATCTTAGACGAGTTGAGCTTTTTCCGAAATAGGTGCGAAAAAATTTCCCTATTTAACTTGTACTCTCAATTTAAACTTACCCACAGAGCGACATGTCGACTCCATAGACACTGTCGAGCATGTCATCTTGCCGCAGCTTAATGAAAGAACCTGGTTGTCTTTGTTAAGTTCTTTGATCTCTTTCTTCCAATCGGCACAAGCCGTTTTCCAGTTCGTACGAGCTTCTTTCAAAAGCGGAGCGGCCTCCCCTTCGATTTCATCCTCATCCGTCACCACTTCGTAAGTGCGGTCGGCGTTTTTGCCTTTTTTAATTTCGATCGTTGTATCGCCCTCCGCCGGGATGTCTTTCACGCCCACAGACTGTGCCTGAGCAAAGAACGGAAGGACCAAAAGCAGAATCAAAATCTTTTTCATAACAAACTCCTTAAGCCCTTTTATCGTAGCACCTTCCCCTGCCATGAAAAGCCCTTCCCTTAACGCGATATAGACGTAAAAAATCACCGGGCACCTTCTTTGGTCCGAATTCTAGCTATGGGACGGTGAGTTATTGCATGTAATGAACCGCGCTGTGATATACACCAACCCGTGGCCGGGTCCCATACAATAGCTCCCTTGACGAATCCCGCTAGGTCCGGAAGGAAGCAACGGTACTCGAGGGACTATGTGATATGGGGTGCTCGGCCACTTTTTTGCGAGGGGTATGCACTTTGTCTTATCAGGTGATTGCACGCAAATGGCGTCCACAATCTTTCACTGACGTTGTCGGGCAAAATCATATTACCCAAACTCTTTCCAATGCCTTGGCGAACGGCCGGCTTCCTCACGCTCTTCTTTTTACGGGTCCTCGTGGTACTGGAAAAACTTCTTCTGCACGTATTCTGGCGAAAGCTCTGCGTTGTCCTAATGCTGTGAACTTTGTTCCTTGTAACGAGTGTGATTCCTGCAAAGAAATCGCTTCTGGTTCCAGCGTTGACGTAATCGAAATCGACGGAGCTTCCAACAACGGTGTTGATGCTATTCGTGAACTTCGCGACACCGTGGCTTTCATGCCTTCCAGCGGGAAATACAAAATCTACATCATCGACGAAGTTCACATGCTTTCAACAAGTGCCTTCAATGCCTTGCTGAAAACTTTGGAAGAGCCGCCTTCTCATGTGATCTTCATCATGGCGACGACCGAAGTTCACAAGATCCCGCAAACGATCTTGTCGCGCTGTCAGCGCTTTGATTTTAGAAGAATTTCTACCCGTCAAATCACGGAAAGACTGAAACTCATCTGCGAGCGCGAAGGCGTACAAGCGGAAGAGGAAGCTCTGTGGGTTGTGGCTCGTCAGGGTGACGGTTCTATGCGCGACTCGCAAAGCTTGCTGGATCAAGTTATTACATTTGCGAATGGCCCGCTAACTCGCGCCAGCGTTGTGGAAATTCTGGGTCTTACAGACCGCGCTCTTCTTTTGGAAACTTTGAACGCATTGATCGAGCGCAACTCGCAAAGTATCATGCAGGTCATCGAAAAAATCGCAGCGGCCGGTTTTGAGCCGCATTTGTTCTCGCAAGATTTGCTTGAGATGATCCGCAATCTTCTTCTTGTGAAAGTTTCTGAGGCGCAGGCAACTCAAATTCTGGAAATGCCAGACTCCGAGATGCAGGCTCTCAGTGAAATGTCGCAACGTCTTTCTGAAGAAGACATTCACATGTTGTTCGACATGGCTCTGAAAGGCGGAAATGATATTCCGCGCGCGCAAGATCCGCGTATTGTTCTTGAGGTCACTCTGCTTCGTATGGCTTCTGCGCCGAAATTGGTGGACTTAAAAACTTTGCTTCAAGGCGGCGTTTCCACCTCTCAAAGCGCAGGTGGGGCCAGGCCCTACACGCCTCCGGTCGCTCCCCCGGTAAAGGGACACAATCGCCTTAAAGAATCGCAAAAAGTGAGTGAAGTCCCAACGGGGCTTGAGAAAATGAAGTCTGCTTTGGAAAACAAACCGAAAGCGACTCCTGTTCAAAATCAAGCTCCGCAAGCTTCTGAGACTGTTGCGAGTGCACCTGCCGCTCCGAAAGTGGCTACAGGCGCAACTCCCGCGGAAAAATGGGTGCATTTTGTAGAGCTTCTTCGTCAAGATGACGCTCTTTTCGCGGCGAAGGTCGAAAATTTACTTTTCGTAAAGGAAGAAGGAAAGCTCCTCAGCCTTGGCGTCCCTCCGAAATTGGCCTTTTTGAAAGAGCAAATGGCCGACACTCAGGTTCGCAAAAAACTGCAAGGATTTATTGATTCATACTGGGGTGCTGGGTATTCTTTTGAGGTATTAATGAGTCGCGATCAGGTCGGAGAATCCGCGCAGGCTTTGCAGCAAAAAAAGCAGCAAGCGGCTGAGGATGACCTTCGCAATAAGATCGCAGAAAACCCTATGGTGAAAGCGGCCCAAGATGTTTTCAAAGGGCAGATTAAATCCATAGTGGAAATTAAGCGCGACGGCGCAGGGAGATAACATGAAAGGCATGCCTGGCGGAATGGCTCAGCTCATGAAGCAAGCCAACCAAATGCAAATGAAGATGAAAAAAGCCCAAGAAGATCTTGCTAAGAAAGAATACGAAGCAACTTCTGGCGGCGGCGCTGTAAAAGTAAAAGTGAACGGCGATCATGCTATCGTTTCTTTGACTATCGATCCTGAAGTTTTGAAAGCTGGCGACGTTGAAATGCTTCAAGACATGGTTATGTCTGCAACTAATGAAGCTATCAAAACAGCTCGCGACACGTCTGCAAAAGAAATGGAAAAAATCACTGGCGGATTGAATATCCCTGGAATGTTCTAGGCGGCCGCGAGGTGTTACATATTTCTGCTTTGGAAAAACTAACCCACGAATTGAGCCGTCTTCCCGGTATCGGGCCGAAGACTGCTCAACGCTTGGCTTATTTTATTCTTAAGACGAACAATGATTTTCCAGAGCGCCTCAGTGAAGCTCTTTTGCGTGTAAAGGCCGAGGTGCACGATTGCCCTCAATGCTTTAACTACACCGACACCGATCTTTGCCGTTATTGCGAAGACCCTCACCGTTCGGATGAGGTTCTTTGTGTGGTGGAAGAACCTGCGGATATCATGAGAATTGAGTCTTCAGGAGCTTTCCGCGGTCGTTACCATGTTTTGCATGGCGCGATTTCTCCTCTAGAAGGCATCGGTCCTCAAGATCTTAAAATCAAAGAACTGATCGACCGTGTTGATGCCGGCTTGAACGGCGATGGTCCCGTGATCAAGGAAATCATCCTGGCTTTGGATGCCGACCTTGAGGGTGACACGACGATTTTGTACCTAGCGAAGCAACTTCAAGGCAAAGGTTTGAAACTTTCTCGCATTGCCCATGGAGTTCCTATTGGCAGCGACATCGATTTCATAGATGATAGAACTATGGGTCGTGCCCTGCAAAATAGAGTGGAGCTGTAATGTCCTTTATTAACTACAATGCTAAAGAGATTCACTGCAAAGTCGTGTATTACGGTCCTTCCTTGGGCGGTAAAACTACGAACATTCAGTGGGTTTATCAAAAAACGGCGGAGGATCAAAAGTCCAAGCTCGTGGCATTGAATACGGATATTGAGCGTACTCTGTTTTTTGACTTCCTGCCTTTGAATGTCGGCGACATTCGTGGCTTTAAAACACGCTTTCACCTTTACACAGTTCCGGGTCAGGTCGTTTACGATGCTTCCCGTAAGCTGATTTTAAAAGGTTTGGATGGCGTTATTTTCGTGGCGGACTCACAAATCGAGCGTATGGATGAAAACCTCGAGTCTCTTCGTAATCTGGAGAGAAACTTGGAACAACAGGGCTATGACATTCGTGAGATTCCTTTGATCATGCAATACAACAAGCGTGATCTTCCTAACGTGGCTTCTTTGGCAGAGCTTAGAAGCGCTTTAAATCCTTACAACGCTCCTGAAATCGAAGGTTGCGCTTCAGAAGGCAAAGGCGTTTTCGAGTCCTTGAAGACCGTTTCCAAGTCGATTATCAACGTCCTTAAGGGCGGAACGACTCTTTAAACTTTCCTCGGATATCTAGGCACTTTATGGCTAGTCAAAAGGACTAGTACGAGTTATATGAGCCCCGAGAGCTTATCTTTCCGCGTATAATGGACGATGGTTCTGCATGAGGTGATTATGTCTTACGATATTGCTGCTGATATTCAGCGTCTGAAAAAAGAAAAAAATGCGGTGATCCTCGCGCACTATTACGAGGATGGCGACATTCAAGACGTTGCAGATTATGTCGGTGATAGTTTCTATCTGGCAAAGATGGGTCAACAAGTTCAGCAAGATGTGATCTTGCTTGCCGGTGTTGTCTTCATGGCGGAAAGCGTGAAGATTCTAAATCCTTCTAAAAAAGTTCTGGTGCCTGAATTGGAAGCGAGCTGCTCTCTTGTGAAGGGTGCTCCTTATGACAAGTACCTGGCTTGGCGTCGTCAACATCCAGATGCCGTCGCGGTGACTTACATTAACTCTTCTGCGGAAGTGAAATCCATCTCTGACGTGATTATTACTTCTTCCAATGCTCAGCAAATCGTCGAGTCTATCCCGAAAGATCGTAAAATTTTGTTCGGTCCCGATCAACACTTGGGTCGCTGGTTGTCTAAGAAACTCAATCGTGAATTCGTTTTGTGGCCTGGGGCTTGTGAGGTTCACGTTTTGTTCAACGCCAAGAAATTGTACGAGTTGATTGCGCAACATCCTGACGCTGTCGTGATCGCACATCCTGAGTGTGACGAATCCGTTTTGCAACATGCTTCCGTGATTGGTTCGACATCCCGCTTGCTTGAAGAAGTTGAAAAAAATCCCGCGAAGAAATTTATCGTCGCGACAGAAACCGGCATCTTCCATCAAATGCAAAAGAAGCGTCCTGATGTCGAGTTGATTCAAGCTCCTGTTTTGGATGCGGGTTGCTCTTGCAACAACTGTCCTTACATGAAGATGAACTCCATGGAAAAAATCAAACGTGCTCTTGAAAGCTTCAATCCTGAAGTGAGCTTGCAAGAAGATCTGCGTTTGAAGGCCAAAGTCTCTTTAGATCGTATGATGGATATCACAAGCGGCAAGCCTGTTTCTTGGCCTGCGGAATTCACCGTTTAATTTTCGAGAGGACTCGAGCTATGACACTTTCCCAAAGCGTTATCGAGTCCTTGCAAAAAAGTCTGCGCTGTCCTGATCTGCAAGTTTTTATGAAACCGGAATGGGGCAGCCATAATCCACAACATCGCACATTGATCCGTGAAGAGATCAAATTCCTGCTGCAAGGGCGTTGTCTTTATTCTTCGATTTCTCACTGTCACGGAATGGGTTTGGTGGCGATTTCTTCTTTTCCTGTAGGCGTTGATATCGAAATTACGGACCGCGTTCAGGATCGCGTAATGGCGCGAGTTTCTTCACAGGAAGAGTTTCAGGCGGCCCCCTCATCAGCGTCTTTATGGTGCGCCAAAGAAGCGTGTTTTAAAGCGCTTCGTCCCTTCCAACAGCCCTCGGTGATTTCGCAAATTACTGTAGGGGCTTGGGAAAAAATTGATTCTCAGACTGAGACATATCGTCTTTCAAACTCTTCAGACTTCGCTGCTCCCTCTGAAAATAGAGGTGTTGTGCTGCGAGTTCCAGAGCACACTATCAGCTTTTTTGTTTTTCCCTCTTAACTTTGGTCTGGTCCTGCCGAAGAGTTTATTAACTGATGTTAATGTACTTGTTCTAGAAGGTAGGTGACCAATGGGAAGTGCAAAATACAACCGCAGAGTGGCTCCACGGAAAGAAGTCTCTCCCATTCATATTTCTTATCTCACGTCTTTGGATGACTTCGCAAAAATCGCGAAGAACTGTGAGATTGTCGAAGCCTCTTCGACGGGTCTTTTGTTGCTGATTAAACGCGACGACTTGATCCCGACGGCTCTTCGTAAAAATCTGACCTTAGATGTTTTGATTGGCGACCGCGTCTTCATGCATCTTGAAGAAATGAATATCGAAATCTCCGGTGTGATTACACGCACGCAGCTGCTTGGTAAGAAAGGTTTCTACGTGGCGGTGGACTACTCGGATGAAGCTCCTGAGTATTGGAGAGAATGTCTGATGGATCTTCTCCCTAAGCCAGGTGAGTTGGACTAATACTTAATGGCAGTTTAAAAAGAAAAAGCTCGGGTCATTCCGGGCTTTTTTATTTTAGTTACAACGGCAAGTGTAATAGAGCCTGTTGTCGGTATCACAGTCATAAGAAATCAATGTCGCTGAATCCGAAGAACAGTAAGCAACCTGATTGTTTGCGCATTGCTGATTCGCCAAAGCCAGACACTGCGGATCTGACGTATCTGTCGGCGAACCATACACGATGCCGTCAAAAGTATTTCCCGCACAAGAGTTGAGCGTATTGTTTGCATTCGTACAGCAAGCCTGGGTGTTACAAGCTTGCGACGTCTGAGCGACTCCGCACACCGCTGGGTTTGAAGGAGTGCACACTTGCGACAATGTCGAAGATCCACACACGGCATCCGAACTCGGAGTGCATGATTGAGATTGCGAAGGTTTTCCTCCGCCACAGTAGAAATCCGTCACGACTTGATTTTTATCGTTTTCGCAGCTCACGGTTCTATTCTGCGAGCCGCTGTTGGCGGTCTTATCACAAGTTGCTGTTCGGGTTTGTGAACCGCTGTTCGCCGTAAAGTTGCAAGTGGCACTGCGAGTTTGCGTTCCGCCTCCACAAGAGACTGAACAGGCTCCCCATGCGCCATAGCTCCATGAACCGGATCCTCCGGCGCAAGAGCTCCAGGCTGAGTAGTTCCACGTTCCTGTGCCACCGCTGCACGAACCCCATGCTCCGGAATCCCATGAATAGCGAATAAGGTGATGAAAATACGGCGTGAATCCCTGGGCGTAGGCATTCACTTCGCAAAAAAGGGTCACACTAAGGAGCAAAGCCTGTAGTCCACGAAACATAGACTATGCCTCCGTGCCGCACGAACGAATACAACGAGTGAGTTCCCGCCGTTGTCGGACCATTGGGTGGATAGAAATAAAAACTCAAGCCCGCATGAGCGAAAGTGCAAGTTCCTGAGGTGCCTCCCCGCACGCTGATCTGATAAGAAGCTCCATCGAGCATGTTTGAGAGTGCGAAAGCTCCGCAGCTGGCTGTTGTGTATTGAACGTTTCCATTGTTGAAATCAAAACTCGTTGCCGCATTGTTGTTGAAAATGCCTGCTGCCGCTTGTTTGGTCAGAACTAAATTACCGCTGCCATCGAGTTTTGGAATTTTGTTAGCCGTCGTGCCGGTATCGACCGCGACAACTCCCGAAGACACAGTCAACCCCGAACCGACCTGCATAATACCTTTTTCGGAAGTCGTGGCTTCCGGAAGCTGAGATGCCGGGAAGCTTCCCGAAATTTTTGATGCCGAAATGGAGCCTGAGATTTGCGTCTCTGTAACCGAGATGTTCGTGCAGCTAAAGCCACCGACAGGAGAAATAAAAATCAATGTTTGTGAAGCCGAACAGACTGGAATTTGTGAATAAGGAACTTTTGCATCTACAGACGTTTGCAATCCACTTAGCGTTGACGAAAGATTTGTGACATCCGCGATGGCGAGCTGCGCGCTTAACCAGTTCGAGCCATTGTACTTCATAAAGTGTCCCGATGTCGGGGTTGTTGCAGACACGCTCACTCCCTGAATTCTGGTCACCGTCGGATTGGGATAGTTTCCGCTTAAGTCTCCACTGGCTGTTCCCGTCGGTGGACGAGCATCGCTGAAACGCGAATCCTCTTCGCAGGCAAAGTTTGCGCCGTCGAATGTGAGATACTGGCCCGGCGTACATGAAGTGACGGAACTTTTTTGCACGAAATCTCCCGGAAGTTTGTCACCCAGTTTTTCGGCGGAAAGAGAGTATGCAGAAAATGGAACCGAGCGTATTTCATTCGCAGGAGAAATCACCTTCCATCCCGAGCCGTCATGAAACTGCACTTTCAGCAAACGCGTGTCGCCGGAAGCTGCGTTGTATGTCGAGCCGCCATAACAATCATGCGTGAAGGAATTCTTAAAAGCATCGAGAAGTGAAAATGTCGGCGACAACGGATACAGCTTAGTTCCCGTTCCAATCGGTACGTCAAAAACCCCATGGGAGTTAATCATATTCACGCCGTCTTTTTGCTCGCGATAAATCACACAAGTGCCCAGAGGATTTGTGATCTCAAAAAGGAAGCTGACGTTTCCGTGTTCTAACGGAGCGCCCGTTTCTTTTACGATGCGACCTTGATACGTCAGAGTGCCCGGCGAGGCTTGCGCTGAAAGAAAACCAAACACAAAGACAAAGACGAACGAAATATGTGTCATATCCGTTCTTGTCGGTTCGAGGATTATTCAATTAAGGGTGAAAACAATATTCTCTTTAAAAAAACGAGCGCACTCTTTGCGTGATTCAAGCTTCTGTTAGGATTTCGTTAGACCCCTCAAGTTCCAGAGAACTCTGCCGGGACCTACGCAAGCTCCACAAATTGAGGCAGACCTTTTTCAGAAACAAGAACCACTGAATAATGTGGAGGCAGGAACCAACTGATCGCCTCTGCAATTCCCTGGTGTTCTTTCTGTGGCGGATTGCCGAGTGATTCAAGAGAGAATGCAAGATCGTAGTGTTTGCGATCCATGCTCATCACAAGAATGCGCGGGCGCAAAACTCCTTGATCGCGGAAAAACTCTTTCAAGATATTGCGCACATACTGCGGAAGATAGTGAGGTGCCGGAGGACCCGCATGCAGCTTTTGTCCTTCAGAAATTTCCACAGTACCCACGGGAGCTTCGTCGGCCGTTTTGTAAAACAAGCCTGTCTCTTTGAAGTGCCAAAGCATTCCGTAAGTAAAAACGAAATCAGGGTAGGACTTGCGAGGATTGATCACAAGACCAATGCCCTTCATCGCCAACCATTGCATAATTTTGTTCGCAGGCTCTGTCGCATCTTCGGAAGTTTCCGCCAACAGATAAGGCCATCCGTCAGGCCCTTTTTGCGGAGCTTCCGCGAGGAGTTTCAGATTGCTTTGCGTGATGGACAT
This region of Bdellovibrio sp. 22V genomic DNA includes:
- a CDS encoding 4'-phosphopantetheinyl transferase superfamily protein yields the protein MTLSQSVIESLQKSLRCPDLQVFMKPEWGSHNPQHRTLIREEIKFLLQGRCLYSSISHCHGMGLVAISSFPVGVDIEITDRVQDRVMARVSSQEEFQAAPSSASLWCAKEACFKALRPFQQPSVISQITVGAWEKIDSQTETYRLSNSSDFAAPSENRGVVLRVPEHTISFFVFPS
- a CDS encoding thrombospondin type-1 domain-containing protein translates to MFRGLQALLLSVTLFCEVNAYAQGFTPYFHHLIRYSWDSGAWGSCSGGTGTWNYSAWSSCAGGSGSWSYGAWGACSVSCGGGTQTRSATCNFTANSGSQTRTATCDKTANSGSQNRTVSCENDKNQVVTDFYCGGGKPSQSQSCTPSSDAVCGSSTLSQVCTPSNPAVCGVAQTSQACNTQACCTNANNTLNSCAGNTFDGIVYGSPTDTSDPQCLALANQQCANNQVAYCSSDSATLISYDCDTDNRLYYTCRCN